One Methylosarcina fibrata AML-C10 DNA segment encodes these proteins:
- a CDS encoding O-methyltransferase: MSRIQSPPIQSPAVLIPVDPAIEAYQRSLLGRTDHPALAEMETRAQENGFPIVGRLVGVFLETMAKTINARRIFEFGSGYGYSAYWFAKAAGPEGRIVCTDGDPRNQELAQGYLGSAGLWDRIEFHTGLAQDVFERTGGLFDICYNDVDKGDYPEVWRMARDRIRPGGLYIADNVLWHGRVAVTDCVDVVPGWTEAILEHNRLIFNDPDFDAFINPTRDGVVVARKKSA, encoded by the coding sequence ATGTCCAGAATTCAATCGCCACCCATTCAAAGCCCCGCGGTGCTGATTCCGGTCGATCCCGCGATTGAGGCGTATCAGCGCAGCCTGCTCGGCCGCACCGATCATCCGGCGTTAGCCGAGATGGAAACGCGGGCTCAGGAAAACGGCTTTCCCATCGTCGGCCGGCTGGTCGGGGTTTTCCTTGAGACGATGGCAAAAACGATCAATGCCCGCCGCATCTTCGAATTCGGCAGCGGCTACGGCTATTCGGCGTACTGGTTCGCCAAAGCGGCCGGACCCGAAGGCCGAATCGTCTGCACCGACGGCGATCCCCGCAATCAGGAACTGGCGCAAGGCTATCTCGGCTCCGCCGGGCTATGGGATCGCATCGAATTTCACACCGGTCTGGCTCAGGACGTCTTCGAGCGGACCGGCGGCCTGTTCGACATCTGCTACAACGACGTCGACAAGGGCGATTATCCCGAGGTCTGGCGCATGGCCAGAGACCGCATCCGCCCCGGCGGGCTTTACATTGCCGACAACGTGCTCTGGCACGGCCGCGTGGCGGTGACCGACTGCGTCGACGTGGTTCCCGGCTGGACCGAAGCGATTCTGGAGCACAACCGGCTGATCTTCAACGATCCCGATTTCGATGCTTTCATCAATCCGACCCGGGACGGAGTCGTCGTTGCACGAAAAAAATCCGCCTGA
- a CDS encoding HupE/UreJ family protein — protein sequence MHEKNPPERGLLRRALLILWLFACCRSGFAHKASDSYLILSVSPHRIEGQWDVALRDLDYALGLDVNGDSKITWGELRSKRDAVTAYAFSRLVIDDGRSPCPIRPHGYRVDAHSDGAYSVLQFSVDCGKKLQSLGIGYSLLFDLDPQHRGLLRIDYENTSSTAVLSPANRKQSFELSHVSPGAAFRQYLVEGIRHIWAGYDHILFLLSLLLPAVLLRENGRWQPRAPFRPVLIDVVKIVTAFTVAHSITLSLAVLDVIALPSRWVESAIAASVILAALNNVFPVVDKTLWLVAFLFGLVHGLGFANVLKDLGLPQNTLVPALLAFNLGVEIGQLTLVGGFLPVAYGLKESAWYRKWVVTAGSLAIAAIALVWLLERSIDFKLFSI from the coding sequence TTGCACGAAAAAAATCCGCCTGAGCGCGGCCTGCTGCGGCGGGCGCTCCTGATTTTATGGCTTTTCGCCTGTTGCCGGAGCGGCTTTGCCCACAAGGCCAGCGACAGCTATCTGATCCTGAGTGTATCGCCCCACCGGATCGAAGGCCAGTGGGACGTCGCCTTGCGCGATCTGGATTACGCCCTCGGTCTGGACGTCAACGGCGACAGTAAAATTACCTGGGGCGAGTTGCGCAGTAAACGCGATGCGGTCACGGCTTACGCGTTCAGCCGCCTCGTCATCGACGACGGCCGTTCGCCCTGTCCGATCCGTCCGCACGGCTATCGGGTCGACGCCCATAGCGACGGCGCCTATTCTGTTTTGCAGTTTAGCGTGGACTGCGGCAAGAAACTTCAGTCCCTCGGCATCGGTTATTCGCTGCTGTTCGACCTCGATCCCCAGCACCGCGGCCTCTTGCGCATCGATTACGAAAACACGTCCTCCACGGCGGTCTTAAGCCCGGCCAACCGCAAGCAGTCCTTCGAACTGAGCCATGTCAGTCCCGGCGCCGCGTTCCGGCAATATCTTGTCGAAGGCATCCGGCACATCTGGGCCGGTTACGACCATATTTTGTTTCTGCTGAGTCTGCTGCTGCCTGCGGTACTTCTGCGCGAAAACGGGCGATGGCAGCCCAGAGCCCCGTTCCGTCCCGTTTTGATCGACGTGGTGAAAATCGTCACCGCCTTTACCGTGGCACATTCGATCACCTTGAGCCTCGCCGTGCTGGACGTGATCGCCCTGCCCTCGCGCTGGGTCGAGTCGGCCATCGCCGCCTCGGTGATCCTGGCCGCCTTGAACAACGTGTTTCCCGTGGTCGACAAGACGCTCTGGCTGGTCGCCTTTCTGTTCGGGCTGGTGCACGGCCTGGGCTTCGCCAATGTGCTGAAAGACTTGGGGCTGCCTCAAAACACGCTGGTGCCGGCTCTTTTGGCGTTCAACCTGGGCGTGGAAATCGGCCAGTTGACCCTGGTCGGAGGCTTTCTGCCGGTCGCCTACGGGCTCAAGGAGTCCGCATGGTACCGCAAATGGGTAGTGACCGCAGGGTCGCTGGCCATCGCCGCGATCGCCCTGGTCTGGCTGCTCGAACGCTCGATCGATTTCAAATTATTCAGCATTTAG
- a CDS encoding DUF3616 domain-containing protein: protein MKKLQFCVEKELQHTGICDASGAVAVDERHFVVANDEDNILKVYRSDLSGEPVFGISGRDLNDCFDNNPKKKEVDIEGASQIGGVIYWITSHGRNKKGESRPERHQFFANKLTRDNDAKCFKQVGHAYTRLVEDMLEDPRLEPYRLAAAEKLPPKEQGGLNIEGLTATPDQKLLIGFRNPIPEGKALLLLLTNPKELVEKKNARAVFGEPIELDLNGLGIRSIEYWKKQNRFLLIAGAYDGSGHFSLYQWSGRKNDSPELIEIAGWPSDFRPESVLFYPERDSRFQLLSDDGTIERMKGIPCKDIKDKDHPQKYFRSLWIRADEV from the coding sequence ATGAAAAAACTCCAATTCTGCGTCGAGAAAGAACTGCAACACACCGGCATCTGCGACGCCTCCGGGGCCGTCGCTGTCGATGAACGGCATTTCGTTGTGGCCAACGACGAGGACAACATCCTGAAAGTCTACCGTTCGGATTTATCGGGAGAGCCGGTTTTCGGGATATCCGGCCGGGATCTCAACGATTGTTTCGACAACAACCCCAAAAAGAAAGAAGTCGATATCGAAGGGGCGTCTCAAATTGGCGGAGTGATCTACTGGATTACTTCGCACGGAAGAAATAAAAAAGGCGAATCGAGGCCGGAACGGCATCAGTTTTTTGCCAATAAGCTCACTCGTGACAATGACGCGAAATGCTTCAAGCAGGTAGGACATGCCTATACCCGGCTGGTCGAGGACATGCTGGAAGATCCGCGGCTTGAGCCCTATCGGCTTGCTGCCGCGGAAAAATTGCCTCCCAAGGAACAGGGAGGATTGAACATCGAAGGATTGACCGCAACGCCCGATCAAAAACTATTGATCGGTTTTCGAAATCCCATTCCCGAAGGCAAAGCCCTGCTTTTGCTGCTGACCAATCCGAAAGAATTGGTCGAGAAGAAAAACGCCCGCGCCGTGTTCGGCGAGCCGATCGAACTGGATTTAAACGGCCTCGGCATCCGGAGCATTGAGTATTGGAAGAAGCAAAATCGCTTTCTCCTGATTGCCGGCGCTTACGACGGAAGCGGTCATTTTTCTCTTTATCAATGGTCCGGGCGGAAAAACGACTCTCCGGAGCTCATTGAAATAGCCGGATGGCCGTCGGATTTTCGTCCGGAAAGCGTTTTGTTTTATCCGGAGCGGGACAGCCGGTTTCAACTTCTCAGCGACGACGGGACGATTGAGAGAATGAAAGGCATCCCCTGCAAGGACATTAAAGATAAAGACCATCCTCAGAAATATTTCAGGAGCCTGTGGATTCGAGCGGATGAAGTTTAG
- a CDS encoding CreA family protein: MKNNFIPCLLFLCFSAPALAEKVGSVDTEFKWLGPDSKIVIEYFDDPDVAGITCYISRAVTGGISGAVGVAEDTSDASLACYQTGAVTLSDKIKSGKSDGDNVFKKRTSLIFKSMQVVRFYDKAHNALVYLVYSDRVLKGSPKNSVTAVPIQAWR, from the coding sequence ATGAAAAACAATTTCATTCCCTGTCTTTTGTTCCTGTGCTTCAGTGCTCCCGCCCTGGCCGAAAAGGTCGGCTCCGTCGATACCGAATTCAAATGGCTCGGCCCCGACAGCAAAATCGTCATCGAGTATTTCGACGATCCGGATGTGGCCGGAATCACCTGCTACATCAGCCGCGCCGTAACCGGCGGTATCTCGGGAGCGGTCGGCGTGGCCGAAGACACTTCCGATGCGTCGTTGGCCTGTTATCAAACCGGAGCGGTCACGCTTTCGGACAAGATCAAGTCCGGCAAAAGCGACGGCGACAACGTCTTTAAAAAACGCACGTCCTTGATATTCAAATCGATGCAGGTCGTCCGGTTCTACGATAAAGCGCACAACGCGCTGGTGTATCTGGTGTACAGCGACCGGGTCCTGAAAGGCTCGCCGAAAAACAGCGTGACGGCGGTGCCGATTCAGGCCTGGCGTTGA
- a CDS encoding DUF4331 family protein, protein MFHARILFLAFILLLVPLAGRASDHADPMNLDPKTQEPNITGLFFYPEGDNMIVVFNVRRSLTAAPPYNFEPYEYAVHFDFHSKLSFDNAEDRARYGGTIVNPEGIADDAIITIHLNNDATLKDKNIIGLKNPENVRLYTGVRDDPFIFPRFFNVNVVTMVMSIPKSSFPAGQQTWLLWGTSKDAKTGDQIDHVGRSNRTQLGRFDILNTVHPSKHVALIDEKAESRKKLQDFLLACLPPIAQLNQLSGLLIRHYDRVPDVMIYTSQFAPGFPNGRRLTDDVALLTCNQGDCPLQENAFIDTEQWPRATVNDKPFLNEFPYLAEPWPARPQTPPPDCWPYLMKYVLIPGLIVLAVIVGLGIWLSRRCCRRHEPV, encoded by the coding sequence ATGTTCCATGCGCGAATCTTATTTCTTGCGTTTATCCTGCTGTTGGTGCCTTTGGCAGGCCGGGCTTCGGATCATGCCGATCCGATGAACCTGGATCCGAAAACGCAGGAGCCCAATATCACCGGGCTGTTTTTTTATCCGGAAGGCGACAACATGATCGTCGTGTTCAACGTCCGGCGCTCGCTGACGGCGGCGCCTCCTTACAATTTCGAGCCTTACGAGTACGCGGTCCACTTCGATTTTCACAGCAAGCTGAGTTTCGATAACGCCGAAGACCGCGCCCGCTACGGCGGCACCATCGTCAATCCGGAAGGCATAGCGGACGATGCCATCATCACCATCCATCTGAACAACGATGCCACGCTCAAGGATAAAAACATTATCGGCTTGAAGAATCCCGAGAATGTCAGGCTGTATACGGGCGTTCGTGACGATCCTTTCATTTTTCCCCGGTTTTTTAACGTCAACGTGGTGACGATGGTGATGAGCATTCCCAAATCCTCGTTCCCTGCCGGTCAACAGACCTGGCTGCTCTGGGGCACCTCCAAGGATGCCAAAACCGGGGATCAGATCGATCACGTCGGACGCTCCAACCGGACCCAGCTCGGACGTTTCGACATACTGAATACCGTGCATCCCAGCAAGCACGTGGCCCTGATCGATGAAAAGGCGGAATCCCGGAAAAAACTTCAGGACTTTTTGCTGGCCTGCCTGCCGCCGATTGCGCAATTGAATCAGCTTAGCGGTTTGCTGATTCGCCATTACGACCGGGTGCCCGACGTGATGATTTACACCAGTCAGTTCGCGCCGGGATTTCCGAACGGACGCCGTTTGACCGACGACGTGGCCTTGCTGACCTGCAACCAGGGCGATTGCCCGCTTCAGGAAAACGCCTTTATCGACACGGAACAATGGCCGAGAGCCACGGTCAACGACAAGCCGTTCCTGAACGAATTTCCGTATCTGGCCGAGCCCTGGCCGGCGCGGCCGCAAACGCCGCCGCCCGATTGCTGGCCGTATCTGATGAAGTATGTCCTGATCCCCGGCTTGATCGTCCTGGCCGTCATCGTCGGCCTGGGCATCTGGCTGAGCCGCCGCTGCTGCCGCAGGCACGAACCGGTCTAA
- a CDS encoding MFS transporter has protein sequence MTDPDFSTAVTDSRLTRKTMILYALPHLTDAVMTLPMALFIPAFYAGELGLPLAGVGAMIAVSRIVDLIADPLIGFASDRLPTRWGRRKPWLAAGTPLILLATWRLLIPGDNVSLPYLMIWACLLSIGYSMFDLPYKSWGAELSTDYAERSRVTAWREGFKTTGQILFLVLLMVMEKTHLHGDREQLRALALMALVGLPVLTAITLVKVPERTADKLTGPVVMGWSSLTLLFKNRAFLRTVGAIVLFGSALMIQVTLHKLVLTHVFGRPEWFAPLLLGETLASLSAMPLWVRLSDRIGKHRAVTIAALSIGFWSLPFPLLGAGDRLWYSLFIVLRGSGLAAIFFLSNSIAADVVDQDTLESGRQRTGLFFALWGMAIKLALALGVMMGTGLPALFGFLPAETRHSPESITALLFIYGWLPGLIMLLAFPLLWQFPINRSYQRILRARIEDRRIL, from the coding sequence ATGACCGATCCAGACTTCAGTACTGCCGTCACGGACTCTCGTTTAACCAGAAAAACGATGATCCTGTACGCCCTACCCCATTTGACCGATGCGGTCATGACCCTGCCGATGGCGCTTTTTATCCCGGCGTTTTATGCCGGAGAGTTGGGACTGCCTTTGGCCGGCGTCGGCGCGATGATTGCCGTTTCCCGAATTGTCGATCTGATTGCGGACCCACTCATCGGCTTCGCCAGCGACCGTTTGCCGACGCGCTGGGGACGGCGCAAGCCGTGGCTGGCCGCCGGCACGCCGCTCATTCTGCTGGCGACCTGGAGGCTGCTGATACCCGGAGATAACGTATCGCTCCCTTACCTGATGATCTGGGCCTGCCTTTTGTCGATCGGCTATTCGATGTTCGATCTGCCCTATAAATCCTGGGGCGCGGAGCTGTCGACCGACTATGCCGAACGCTCCCGAGTCACGGCCTGGCGCGAGGGGTTCAAAACGACAGGCCAGATTCTATTTCTGGTCCTATTGATGGTTATGGAAAAGACCCACCTTCACGGCGACCGCGAGCAACTGCGGGCGCTCGCGCTGATGGCGCTCGTCGGCCTTCCCGTTCTGACCGCAATCACGCTGGTCAAGGTACCGGAAAGGACGGCCGATAAACTGACCGGGCCAGTGGTGATGGGCTGGTCTTCCCTGACTCTGCTGTTCAAAAATCGGGCCTTCCTCAGAACCGTCGGGGCGATTGTATTATTCGGTTCGGCATTGATGATTCAGGTGACGCTGCACAAACTGGTGCTGACTCATGTATTCGGACGGCCCGAATGGTTCGCGCCGCTGCTGTTGGGAGAAACGCTCGCTTCGCTGTCCGCGATGCCGCTGTGGGTTCGCCTTTCCGACCGCATCGGCAAGCACCGGGCGGTAACGATCGCCGCGCTTTCGATCGGTTTCTGGAGCCTGCCGTTCCCCTTGCTCGGAGCCGGCGATAGGCTTTGGTATAGCCTTTTCATCGTGCTGCGCGGCAGCGGCCTGGCCGCGATATTTTTCCTGTCGAATTCGATCGCCGCCGACGTCGTCGACCAGGACACGCTGGAGAGCGGCCGGCAACGGACGGGGCTGTTTTTCGCCTTGTGGGGCATGGCCATCAAACTGGCCCTGGCGCTGGGCGTGATGATGGGCACCGGCTTGCCGGCCCTGTTCGGCTTTCTGCCTGCCGAAACAAGGCATAGCCCGGAATCGATCACGGCGCTGCTGTTCATTTACGGCTGGCTGCCGGGATTGATCATGTTGCTGGCGTTTCCGTTGCTGTGGCAGTTTCCGATCAACCGATCGTATCAAAGGATCCTGCGCGCCCGGATCGAGGATCGGCGTATTTTATAA
- a CDS encoding addiction module protein: MSITFAEVEQQARMLSPDERARLAEVLLESLRETPLSEIEAAWNLEIEERVAAYDREEAQTYSAEDVFTEARRIAR, from the coding sequence ATGTCAATCACATTTGCCGAAGTTGAACAGCAAGCCCGGATGTTATCGCCAGACGAGCGAGCCCGGCTCGCCGAGGTGCTATTGGAATCGCTGCGTGAAACACCCTTGTCGGAAATTGAGGCCGCCTGGAATCTTGAGATCGAGGAGAGGGTTGCAGCCTATGACCGTGAGGAAGCCCAGACCTATTCGGCTGAGGATGTATTTACTGAGGCCAGGCGCATTGCCCGGTGA
- a CDS encoding tetratricopeptide repeat protein — translation MPSHCNTTPERKPFTCFLALYCLASAVFAVPYVPASDDQVLETLPQTVASLRPDLRNLRAALAADPKQPGPAVKLAREYVELGKAEADPRYYGYAQGLLQPWWQSKDPPSDVLLLRALILQNRHEFDGALQDLDKLLQRQPDRSEAWLARAVILLVQARYPEAQQSCAALINFDDTLLAATCLSQVGSLMGHGLESYRFLTESLHEAKAISPEQRQWTLTVLAEMAARLDKNEEADRYFIEALHIRRPTAYLLGAYADFLLDRNRAEEVVELLAGHIRIDALLLRLALAKQQLAAGDLPELINTLQARFAAGRLRQENLHQGDEARFALHLLKQPDKALKLAQANWRLQKEPKDARILLEASIAANEPNAAEPVLELLRQTGMEHAQLKRLADRLKNIKG, via the coding sequence ATGCCGTCGCATTGCAACACGACTCCCGAACGAAAGCCATTCACCTGTTTTCTTGCGCTTTATTGTCTGGCTTCCGCCGTTTTCGCCGTGCCCTACGTTCCGGCGAGCGACGATCAGGTGCTGGAAACCCTGCCTCAAACCGTTGCATCGCTTCGCCCCGATTTAAGGAACTTGCGGGCGGCCCTGGCCGCCGATCCCAAACAGCCCGGTCCGGCCGTCAAGCTGGCCAGGGAATATGTCGAACTCGGCAAAGCCGAGGCCGATCCGCGTTATTACGGCTATGCCCAAGGCTTGCTGCAACCGTGGTGGCAGAGCAAGGATCCGCCTTCGGACGTACTGCTGCTGCGCGCGCTGATTCTACAGAATCGGCACGAGTTCGACGGCGCGCTTCAAGACCTGGACAAGCTGCTGCAACGGCAACCGGACCGCAGCGAAGCCTGGCTGGCGCGCGCAGTGATTCTGCTGGTCCAGGCCCGGTACCCCGAAGCCCAGCAAAGCTGTGCGGCGCTGATCAACTTCGACGATACCTTGCTTGCGGCCACCTGTCTGAGCCAAGTCGGCAGCCTGATGGGCCACGGTCTTGAAAGCTACCGGTTCCTGACTGAAAGCCTGCACGAGGCCAAGGCAATCTCTCCGGAGCAGCGCCAATGGACGTTGACGGTGCTTGCAGAAATGGCCGCCCGGCTCGATAAAAACGAAGAAGCGGATCGATATTTTATCGAAGCGCTCCACATACGCCGTCCGACCGCGTATTTGCTGGGCGCTTACGCCGACTTTCTGCTCGACCGCAACCGCGCCGAAGAGGTTGTGGAACTGCTGGCGGGGCATATCCGCATCGACGCGTTGTTGCTCCGCCTGGCGCTGGCCAAACAGCAACTGGCTGCCGGCGATTTACCCGAACTGATCAATACGCTGCAAGCCCGTTTCGCCGCCGGCCGGCTGCGGCAGGAAAACCTGCACCAGGGCGATGAAGCGCGCTTTGCGCTGCACTTGTTGAAGCAGCCGGATAAAGCCCTGAAGCTTGCGCAGGCTAACTGGCGGTTGCAGAAAGAACCGAAGGACGCCCGTATTCTGCTGGAAGCGTCGATCGCGGCCAATGAGCCGAACGCGGCGGAGCCGGTACTCGAGCTACTGCGGCAAACCGGCATGGAGCATGCCCAGCTCAAACGGCTGGCGGACCGGTTAAAAAATATAAAAGGATAA
- a CDS encoding type II toxin-antitoxin system HicA family toxin — protein MNQTPKRYAVRTLLGSKCCCLKMGNVPVLKPREIVALFEMPGFTKVRQRAHKQFHLPDGRCTTVSFHAGPDISPIFTSANR, from the coding sequence ATGAATCAAACACCAAAAAGGTACGCAGTGCGTACCCTACTTGGCTCAAAATGTTGTTGCTTGAAAATGGGAAATGTACCTGTTCTTAAACCTCGCGAAATTGTCGCTTTGTTTGAAATGCCGGGATTTACAAAAGTCCGGCAGAGGGCACATAAACAATTTCATCTTCCTGACGGTAGATGCACAACAGTATCGTTTCATGCAGGGCCTGATATTTCACCAATTTTTACTTCGGCAAATCGCTAA
- a CDS encoding DUF6632 domain-containing protein → MQDEEKLKFLKIALYVIGGVFVVGVPLLMMWLWPSGWSWTPPQPEYEHMIMGVYATLGVFLIKAASDPLANRSLIGFTVWSSIVHGGIMLIHALMDETDRANLVGDVPGLFLIAFVLWYLMPKKVPA, encoded by the coding sequence ATGCAAGACGAAGAAAAACTCAAGTTTTTGAAAATCGCTCTTTACGTTATCGGCGGCGTTTTTGTCGTGGGGGTTCCGTTGCTGATGATGTGGCTGTGGCCGTCGGGCTGGAGCTGGACGCCACCCCAGCCCGAATACGAACACATGATCATGGGCGTTTACGCGACGCTGGGCGTGTTTTTGATTAAAGCTGCGTCCGATCCTCTGGCCAACCGCAGCCTGATCGGGTTTACGGTCTGGTCGAGCATCGTGCACGGCGGCATCATGCTGATTCACGCGCTGATGGACGAGACGGACCGGGCGAATCTCGTGGGCGACGTGCCGGGGTTGTTTCTGATAGCGTTTGTTCTGTGGTATCTGATGCCCAAAAAAGTGCCGGCATAA
- a CDS encoding peptide chain release factor 3: MSEPLSELRRRRTFAIISHPDAGKTTLTEKLLLFGGAIQLAGSVKGRKAARHATSDWMEMEKERGISVTTSVMQFEHDNAIINLLDTPGHEDFSEDTYRTLTAVDSALMVIDVAKGVEERTINLMEVCRLRTTPIITFINKLDREGREPIELMDEVETVLKIKCAPMTWPIGMGKRFKGVYHLYKDEIHLFSPQHGGRIAEAEIIKGLNNPKLDELLMYQAEELRDEIDLVKGASHEFDLDQYLAGELTPVFFGSAINNFGILELLDAFAELAPPPRPREAEQRTVLPEEDKFTGFVFKIQANMDPAHRDRVAFLRVCSGKFDKGMKIHHVRLGKSIQVGNAITFQADTRKNVEEAYPGDIIGLHNHGTIQVGDTFTQGETLKYGGIPYFAPELFRRVVLKDPLRSKALQKGLVQLTEEGATQLFKPLKNNDLILGAVGVLQFDVTAYRLKSEYNVECVYDAVSISTVRWVSSDKPAKLEEFKKKAFDNLAEDGGGFLVYLASSRVNLQLTEERWPDIRFSATREL, from the coding sequence ATGTCAGAACCACTTTCAGAACTCAGGCGCCGGCGCACCTTCGCCATCATATCACACCCCGACGCAGGAAAAACCACGCTGACCGAAAAGCTTCTCCTGTTTGGCGGCGCGATTCAGCTCGCAGGTTCGGTCAAAGGCCGAAAAGCCGCGCGCCATGCCACCTCCGACTGGATGGAAATGGAAAAGGAGCGGGGCATTTCGGTGACGACCTCGGTGATGCAGTTCGAGCACGACAACGCCATCATCAACCTGCTCGACACGCCCGGCCACGAAGACTTTTCCGAAGACACCTACCGGACGCTGACCGCGGTCGACTCGGCGCTGATGGTCATCGACGTCGCCAAGGGCGTCGAGGAACGGACGATCAATCTGATGGAGGTCTGCCGTCTGCGCACGACGCCGATCATCACCTTCATCAACAAGCTGGACCGGGAAGGGCGGGAACCCATCGAGCTGATGGACGAAGTGGAAACGGTGCTGAAGATCAAATGCGCGCCGATGACCTGGCCGATCGGCATGGGCAAGCGCTTCAAGGGCGTTTATCATCTGTACAAGGACGAAATCCATCTGTTCAGCCCGCAGCACGGCGGCCGCATCGCCGAAGCCGAAATCATCAAAGGCCTGAACAACCCCAAGTTGGACGAATTGCTGATGTACCAGGCCGAGGAACTGCGCGACGAGATCGACCTGGTCAAAGGCGCCAGCCACGAGTTCGATCTGGACCAGTATCTCGCAGGCGAGCTGACGCCGGTGTTTTTCGGCTCGGCGATCAACAATTTCGGCATTCTGGAGTTGCTTGACGCTTTCGCCGAGCTGGCGCCGCCGCCGCGTCCCAGAGAAGCCGAGCAGCGCACCGTGTTGCCGGAAGAGGACAAATTCACCGGTTTCGTGTTCAAGATTCAGGCGAATATGGATCCGGCGCACCGGGACCGGGTCGCGTTCCTGCGGGTCTGCTCCGGCAAATTCGACAAGGGCATGAAGATCCACCATGTTCGTCTCGGCAAAAGCATTCAGGTGGGCAACGCGATCACGTTCCAGGCCGACACCCGGAAAAACGTCGAAGAAGCCTATCCCGGCGACATCATCGGCCTGCACAACCACGGCACGATCCAGGTCGGCGACACCTTCACCCAGGGCGAAACGCTGAAATACGGCGGCATTCCGTATTTTGCGCCCGAATTGTTCCGGCGCGTGGTGTTAAAGGATCCGCTTAGAAGCAAAGCGCTGCAAAAAGGCCTGGTGCAGTTGACCGAGGAAGGCGCGACCCAGCTTTTCAAACCGTTGAAAAACAACGATCTGATCCTGGGCGCGGTCGGCGTCCTGCAGTTCGACGTGACCGCCTATCGTCTCAAAAGCGAATACAACGTCGAATGCGTTTACGATGCCGTGTCGATCTCCACGGTGCGCTGGGTCAGTTCCGACAAGCCCGCCAAGCTGGAGGAATTCAAGAAGAAAGCGTTCGATAACCTGGCCGAAGACGGCGGCGGTTTTCTGGTTTATCTGGCGAGTAGCCGGGTCAATTTGCAATTGACCGAGGAAAGGTGGCCGGATATCCGGTTTAGTGCGACGAGGGAGCTTTGA
- a CDS encoding type II toxin-antitoxin system RelE/ParE family toxin — MKRVRFIAAARHELLAEVAYYSEAQPGLGERFAAAVEEATARALAFPQAGSPSASSTRHVFVKGFPFSVIYRPEQDGIVVFALAHHARLPGYWRSRVRHE, encoded by the coding sequence GTGAAACGGGTTCGCTTCATCGCCGCCGCACGCCACGAGCTTCTTGCCGAGGTGGCTTATTATAGTGAAGCCCAACCGGGTTTGGGAGAGCGTTTCGCTGCGGCGGTCGAAGAAGCGACTGCGAGGGCGCTCGCGTTTCCCCAAGCGGGTTCGCCATCGGCGTCCAGTACGCGTCATGTGTTCGTCAAAGGATTTCCGTTCTCCGTCATCTACCGGCCCGAGCAAGACGGCATTGTGGTCTTTGCTCTGGCACATCACGCGCGGTTGCCGGGTTACTGGCGTTCGCGAGTACGCCACGAATGA